The Pyrus communis chromosome 2, drPyrComm1.1, whole genome shotgun sequence genome includes a window with the following:
- the LOC137724415 gene encoding pentatricopeptide repeat-containing protein At1g79080, chloroplastic-like encodes MAVLVNSVSPIAHPSSETTRKTCGFFSHIRNLQPLSLSKGFSRVLAASQITISPKDTVFALPNWRHAKNDRRSKELRLIDAFVHFESMVGKGQKPDVAQATQLLYDLCKVNKMRKAVRVIEMMVLSGIIPDAASYTFLVNYLCKRGNIGYAMQLVEKMEEYGYPTNTVTYNSLVRGLCVRGNLNQSLQLLDRLIQKGLVPNVYTYSFLLEAAYKERGVNEAMKLLQEIIAKGGKPNVVSYNVLLTGLCKEGRTDEAFRLFRSLPSMGFDPNVVSYNIVLRSLCHEGRWEEANVLLSEMEGEDRAPSIVTYNILIGSLALHGRTEHALQVLEEMQRGRFKPTAASYNPIIAHLCKEGKVDVAVKCLDQMVHRRCNPNEGTFNAIAVLCEEGLVPEAFSIIQSLCNKQKCSSYELYKNVITSLCRKGNTFPAFQLLYEMTKHGFTPDSYTYSSLIRGLCMEGMLDEAMEIFKVMEENSLRPDTDNFNALILGFCKSRRTDLSFQVFEMMIEKGRMPNEMTYTILVEGIAHEGELELAARVLKELHMRHVVSPNTVERLVMQYDIEDLPG; translated from the coding sequence ATGGCGGTTCTCGTAAATTCAGTGTCTCCAATTGCACACCCATCGTCAGAAACCACCCGAAAAACTTGTGGGTTCTTCTCCCACATCAGGAATCTTCAACCCCTTTCCCTTAGCAAGGGATTTTCCAGAGTTTTGGCGGCTTCCCAGATCACGATTTCTCCGAAAGACACTGTTTTCGCCTTGCCCAACTGGAGGCATGCCAAGAATGACAGAAGAAGTAAGGAGCTCAGACTCATTGATGCCTTTGTGCACTTTGAGTCTATGGTGGGGAAGGGCCAGAAGCCTGATGTGGCTCAGGCAACTCAGCTCTTGTATGACCTCTGCAAAGTGAATAAGATGCGAAAGGCAGTCAGAGTCATCGAAATGATGGTTCTTTCCGGCATTATACCTGATGCAGCTTCTTATACTTTCTTGGTGAATTACTTGTGTAAAAGAGGGAACATTGGGTATGCAATGCAGCTGGTAGAGAAGATGGAGGAATATGGATATCCGACAAATACTGTGACCTACAATTCGCTCGTCAGAGGGCTTTGCGTTCGCGGAAACTTGAATCAGAGCTTGCAGCTTTTGGATAGACTGATACAGAAGGGTCTGGTTCCGAATGTTTATACGTACTCTTTCTTACTTGAAGCTGCTTATAAGGAAAGAGGGGTCAATGAAGCCATGAAGCTCCTGCAGGAGATAATTGCTAAAGGTGGAAAGCCTAATGTGGTCAGTTACAATGTCTTGTTAACTGGTTTGTGCAAGGAAGGTAGGACTGACGAGGCATTTCGGCTCTTTAGGAGTTTGCCTTCGATGGGGTTCGATCCAAATGTTGTCAGCTATAACATCGTACTAAGGAGTTTGTGTCACGAGGGTAGGTGGGAAGAGGCAAATGTGCTTTTGTCTGAGATGGAAGGAGAGGATCGAGCCCCTTCCATAGTTACGTATAACATCTTAATTGGTTCACTTGCACTTCATGGTAGAACTGAACATGCTCTTCAAGTTTTGGAAGAAATGCAAAGAGGTCGGTTCAAGCCTACCGCTGCCAGCTACAATCCGATCATTGCTCATCTCTGCAAAGAGGGGAAAGTGGATGTTGCGGTTAAGTGTCTAGACCAAATGGTTCATCGGCGGTGTAATCCTAATGAGGGAACATTCAATGCCATTGCTGTGCTCTGTGAGGAAGGTTTGGTGCCAGAGGCATTCTCTATCATTCAAAGCCTCTGCAATAAACAAAAGTGCTCCAGCTACGAGTTGTACAAAAACGTAATCACAAGCTTGTGTCGGAAAGGGAACACGTTTCCAGCATTTCAGTTATTGTACGAAATGACCAAGCACGGTTTCACTCCAGATTCTTATACTTATTCATCTCTGATCAGAGGATTGTGTATGGAGGGTATGCTGGATGAGGCCATGGAGATTTTCAAGGTGATGGAAGAAAACAGCCTTAGGCCTGATACGGACAATTTCAATGCTCTTATACTCGGTTTCTGCAAGTCTCGAAGAACAGACTTGTCCTTCCAGGTTTTTGAGATGATGATCGAGAAAGGGCGTATGCCTAACGAAATGACCTACACCATTCTTGTGGAAGGGATTGCGCACGAAGGAGAACTGGAACTGGCAGCCAGAGTCTTAAAAGAGTTGCACATGAGACACGTAGTGAGTCCGAATACAGTGGAAAGACTGGTTATGCAGTACGACATTGAGGATTTACCGGGATAG
- the LOC137724711 gene encoding uncharacterized protein has translation MSWLLNSMDRKIAEIFSYAESSMTLWKNLKEMYGNQNNAARVFQLKKDIAGLQQKGKPFVQHLGKLTTMWNELNVYRPHTIDAAVLTKRAEEDKIFQLLASLSPEFEDLRSHILMNPDLPSFSSVCATIQREEVRRKVMTLDMKANIPEARAYFSNQKLGEERGYKGKKTGLKCSHCDAGGHSRDRCWILHPELKPKFPRDNKGVSKGSYNPSYKANHVATTSSDGALKFTTNPAALINEFAMFLHKKQGLGDSE, from the coding sequence ATGTCGTGGCTACTCAATTCCATGGATCgtaagattgcagaaatttttagctatgctgaatcctccatgactctttggaaaaatctcaaggaaatGTATGGAAATCAGAACAATGCGGCTAGAGTGTTTCAGTTAAAGAAGGACATTGCTGGTTTGCAACAGAAAGGGAAGCCATTTGTGCAACATCTTGGAAAGCTGACCACTATGTGGAACGAGCTGAATGTGTATCGACCACACACCATCGACGCTGCTGTGCTAACTAAAAGAGCcgaggaagacaaaatattcCAACTCCTAGCAAGCCTGAGCCCTGAATTCGAAGATCTTCGAAGCCATATCCTCATGAATCCCGACCTGCCTTCTTTTTCAAGTGTGTGTGCCAcaattcaaagagaagaggttcgaaggaaagtcatgaccttggacatgaaggcaaatataccagaagctagggcttacttctctaaccaaaaacttggtgaggagagaggctacaaaggaaagaaaactggCTTAAAATGTAGCCATTGTGATGCTGGTGGGCACTCAAGAGACCGATGCTGGATTCTTCATCCAGAGTTAAAACCAAAGTTTCCTAGGGATAACAAAGGTGTCTCGAAAGGCTCGTACAACCCTTCTTACAAGGCAAATCATGTTGCCACAACTTCTTCTGATGGAGCACTAAAGTTCACCACTAATCCAGCTGCACTGATCAACGAGTTTGCTATGTTTCTTCACAAGAAACAAGGTCTTGGAGATAGTGAATGA
- the LOC137724418 gene encoding G-type lectin S-receptor-like serine/threonine-protein kinase At4g27290, translating to MQSCKALRSFFMCLFFLFSLLRISAATASGTITPSRYIRDGETLVSVGGSYELGFFSPGQSKSRYLGIWYTLSTDAVVWVANRETPLGDSSGLLKLTEQGVLVLLNSSNNIVWLSNSSRIAGNPVSRLLDSGNLVVQDENETNPDDFLWQSFDYPCHTQLPKMKIGWDSVTGLDRYLSSWKSTEDPAPGEFLIRMDYRGLPQVLLMKGAKIQARPGSWNGVYLTGLGYGVREPNPISAYGFVLNKDEVYFEYSLRSMSVFPRIVLNPSGVAERFAWVYQKQSWELLATFLADRCESYALCGPFSSCSINNNSPICACLKGFVPKSSKDWNLGYWSDGCVRRTPLANSDGDGFIKYSGIKLPDTSTSWFDKSTSLKECKGLCLGNGSCTACANLDIREGGSGCVLWFDNLTDIREFPPGGGQDLYIRVAASERDHVKKKSNFNKRALLAILLISAVFLMGLLVGMILCIRKKKLRNEGLRRKDCRQEYVGEDREEMELPLFDLTTIAKATNNFSSCNKLGEGGFGPVYKGTLIEGKEIAVKRLSKNSGQGMREFRTEVILIARLQHRNLVKLLGCCIQKDEKILIYEFMPSKSLDFYIFDQEGQKLLDWPKCFHIIGGVARGLLYLHQDSRLRIIHRDLKPSNILLDDNMNPKISDFGLAKTFGGEQTQANTNRVVGTYGYMSPEYAADGIFSMKSDVFSFGVILLEMLSRNKNRGFCHPDHDHNLLGHAWIRWIQDKPLEVIDKTFCDSCNISEVIRCLHVGLLCVQRVPEDRPSMSSVVLMLSSDVALPPPKQPGFYTERSVPESPSRAILCSENTFSTTLIEPR from the exons ATGCAATCATGCAAAGCCTTGAGAAGCTTTTTTATGTGCTTGTTCTTCTTATTCTCCCTTCTAAGAATCTCAGCTGCAACTGCATCGGGCACAATCACTCCGAGTCGATATATAAGAGATGGTGAAACTCTGGTTTCAGTAGGTGGAAGCTATGAACTGGGATTCTTCAGCCCTGGTCAATCGAAAAGCCGGTACTTGGGAATATGGTACACTCTTTCTACTGATGCAGTTGTGTGGGTAGCCAACAGAGAAACACCACTTGGTGATTCTTCGGGACTTCTGAAGCTCACCGAGCAAGGAGTTCTGGTCCTCCTCAATAGCTCAAACAACATTGTGTGGTTATCAAATTCTTCAAGAATCGCGGGGAATCCAGTGTCGCGACTCTTGGATTCTGGAAATCTTGTGGTGCAAGATGAAAACGAAACTAACCCGGATGACTTCTTGTGGCAGAGTTTTGATTATCCTTGTCACACACAACTACCGAAAATGAAGATTGGTTGGGACTCAGTTACTGGTTTAGATAGGTATCTCTCATCTTGGAAGAGCACAGAAGATCCTGCTCCAGGAGAGTTTCTGATACGAATGGATTATCGTGGCTTACCACAAGTTCTTCTTATGAAAGGAGCTAAGATACAGGCTAGACCAGGGTCATGGAATGGCGTTTATTTGACAGGACTAGGATATGGTGTCAGAGAACCAAATCCAATATCTGCTTATGGATTTGTGTTGAACAAGGACGAGGTCTATTTTGAGTACAGCCTCCGAAGCATGTCAGTGTTCCCGAGAATTGTCTTGAACCCATCAGGGGTCGCAGAGCGGTTCGCATGGGTGTACCAAAAACAGAGTTGGGAACTTCTCGCTACATTCCTAGCAGATCGGTGTGAAAGTTATGCCTTGTGTGGTCCATTTTCTAGCTGCAGTATCAATAATAACTCTCCGATATGTGCATGCTTGAAGGGATTTGTACCAAAATCTTCGAAAGATTGGAATTTGGGATATTGGTCCGATGGATGTGTTCGAAGGACTCCGTTGGCCAACAGCGATGGAGATGGCTTCATAAAGTACAGTGGGATTAAATTGCCAGACACATCAACCTCGTGGTTTGATAAAAGCACGAGCCTTAAGGAATGCAAGGGATTATGTTTGGGAAACGGCTCATGTACTGCGTGTGCAAATCTAGACATCAGGGAGGGAGGAAGTGGCTGCGTGCTTTGGTTTGATAACCTCACCGACATAAGAGAATTCCCTCCCGGCGGTGGTCAAGACCTGTATATACGGGTGGCAGCTTCAGAACGAG ATCATGTTAAGAAAAAGAGCAATTTCAACAAGAGAGCGCTACTAGCAATTCTCCTCATCTCGGCAGTTTTTCTCATGGGATTGCTAGTTGGAATGATATTGTGTATACGGAAGAAGAAACTCAGAAATGAAG GACTCAGAAGAAAGGATTGCAGACAAGAATACGTTGGAGAAGACAGGGAAGAGATGGAGTTACCACTGTTCGACTTGACCACCATAGCTAAAGCTACTAACAACTTTTCAAGCTGCAACAAGCTGGGAGAAGGTGGCTTTGGACCCGTGTACAAG GGTACACTGATAGAAGGAAAAGAAATTGCAGTAAAGAGGCTTTCAAAGAATTCCGGTCAAGGAATGAGAGAGTTCAGAACTGAAGTTATACTCATAGCCAGACTTCAGCATCGCAATCTTGTTAAGCTTCTTGGTTGTTGCAttcaaaaagatgaaaaaattcTAATATATGAATTCATGCCTAGCAAAAGCTTGgacttttatatttttg ACCAGGAGGGACAAAAATTGCTCGACTGGCCTAAGTGCTTCCACATTATCGGTGGAGTTGCCCGAGGGCTTCTTTATCTTCACCAAGACTCTAGATTAAGGATTATACATCGAGATTTGAAACCTAGCAATATTTTGCTAGATGATAATATGAACCCCAAGATTTCAGACTTTGGCCTGGCTAAAACATTTGGCGGTGAACAAACTCAGGCCAACACAAATAGAGTGGTTGGAACCTA TGGTTATATGTCTCCGGAATATGCAGCAGATGGAATTTTTTCGATGAAATCTGATGTGTTTAGCTTTGGAGTCATACTGCTCGAGATGTTGAGTAGGAATAAGAACAGGGGATTTTGTCATCCAGATCACGACCACAACCTTCTTGGACAT GCATGGATACGATGGATTCAAGATAAACCACTAGAAGTGATCGATAAGACGTTTTGTGATTCATGCAACATATCTGAAGTGATAAGGTGTCTTCATGTGGGGCTGTTATGTGTGCAAAGAGTACCTGAGGATAGACCAAGCATGTCATCTGTGGTTCTGATGTTGAGCAGTGATGTTGCCTTGCCGCCTCCAAAGCAGCCTGGTTTCTACACTGAACGAAGCGTCCCTGAATCACCATCAAGGGCGATTCTATGTTCAGAGAATACTTTCAGCACTACGTTGATAGAACCTCGGTAG